A genomic region of Gemmata massiliana contains the following coding sequences:
- a CDS encoding ATP-dependent Clp protease proteolytic subunit — MPLVPIVVESRGREERAYDIYSRLLKDRIIFLQGVVQDDMANLIVAQMLYLQFEDPKRDISLYINSPGGSVTAGMAIYDTMQFITCDVATYCMGQAASMGAMLLTAGTKGKRYALPHARVMIHQPSAGSEGTAEEILIHAKEFLRTKDTLNKLMAKHSGQPVEAIAKGTDRDNFMSAQEARDFGLVDKVLERMPAEVLANRPTGD; from the coding sequence ATGCCGCTCGTACCGATCGTCGTGGAGAGCCGGGGCCGCGAAGAACGCGCCTACGACATCTACAGCCGCCTCCTGAAGGACCGGATCATCTTCCTTCAGGGCGTGGTCCAGGACGACATGGCGAACCTGATCGTCGCGCAGATGTTGTACCTCCAGTTTGAAGACCCGAAGCGCGACATCAGCCTTTACATCAACAGCCCCGGCGGGAGCGTCACCGCGGGCATGGCGATCTACGACACCATGCAGTTCATCACGTGCGACGTGGCGACGTACTGCATGGGCCAGGCCGCCAGCATGGGCGCGATGCTCCTGACGGCCGGGACGAAGGGTAAGCGGTACGCCCTGCCGCACGCCCGCGTGATGATCCACCAGCCCAGCGCCGGGAGCGAGGGCACCGCGGAAGAGATCCTCATCCACGCGAAGGAGTTCCTCCGCACGAAGGACACGCTGAACAAGCTGATGGCCAAGCACAGCGGTCAGCCGGTCGAGGCGATCGCGAAGGGCACCGACCGCGACAACTTCATGTCCGCGCAAGAGGCCCGCGACTTCGGTCTGGTCGACAAGGTTCTGGAACGGATGCCGGCGGAGGTCCTCGCCAACCGCCCGACGGGGGATTAA